Proteins from one Romboutsia sp. CE17 genomic window:
- a CDS encoding HAD family hydrolase, with amino-acid sequence MYQCCIFDLDGTLVDSIKAINHTINLTLSKYSLGPIDEEHCKVFVGDGYKKLVERALIHCGDKELIHYEDGIITYMDYFKVHCMHEVKPYDGIKNLLSYLKENNIKIAVLSNKPHERTLDNIRGIFGNEYFDYVSGEKPNIKIKPDPEGAIIITKELNVSPEDCLYIGDTNTDMKTGISANMNTIGVTWGFRSREELESYNPKYVVDYPNEIIDIIEKSKQLKLNNSY; translated from the coding sequence ATGTATCAATGTTGTATATTTGATTTAGATGGAACTTTAGTCGATTCAATAAAAGCAATTAATCATACTATTAATTTGACTTTATCTAAATATAGCTTAGGTCCAATAGATGAAGAACATTGTAAAGTGTTTGTTGGAGATGGTTATAAAAAATTAGTAGAAAGAGCATTAATTCATTGTGGAGATAAAGAATTAATTCATTATGAAGATGGTATTATAACTTATATGGATTACTTTAAAGTACATTGTATGCATGAAGTAAAACCTTATGATGGTATAAAAAATTTATTAAGCTACTTAAAAGAAAACAATATAAAGATTGCTGTATTATCTAATAAACCTCATGAAAGAACTCTTGATAATATAAGAGGTATATTTGGAAATGAATATTTTGATTATGTTTCTGGAGAGAAACCTAATATAAAAATAAAGCCTGATCCAGAAGGCGCAATAATCATCACAAAGGAATTAAATGTCTCACCTGAAGATTGTCTATATATTGGAGATACTAATACTGATATGAAAACTGGTATTAGTGCAAATATGAATACAATAGGAGTAACTTGGGGATTTAGATCTCGTGAAGAATTAGAAAGCTATAATCCAAAATATGTAGTTGATTATCCAAATGAAATAATTGATATAATAGAAAAAAGTAAACAGCTAAAACTTAATAATTCTTATTAA